A segment of the Streptomyces sp. Tu 2975 genome:
GGCGACGAGCAGTTCGTCGGCGGCCGTCGCGAACCGCTTGCCGAGCGTGGTGGCCTGGGCGGCGACATTGTGGGAGCGGCCGGCCATGACCAGCTCCGCGTACTCGCCGGACAGCTTGCCCAGCCGCGCGAGCACCGCGACCGTACGGTCACGCATCAGCTCCAGCGACAGCCGGACCTGCAGCTGCTCGACGTTCTCCGTGAGGTCGCGGGATGTCATGCCCTTGTGGACGTGCTCGTGGCCGGCGAGGGCGTTGAACTCCTCGATCCGGGCCTTCACGTCGTGGCGGGTCACCTTCTCGCGCTCGGCGATCGACGCCAGGTCGACCTGGTCGAGCACCCGCTCGTAGTCGGCCAGCGCGGCGTCCGGTACCTCGATCCCGAGGTCCTTCTGCGCGCGCAGCACGGCCAGCCAGAGCTGACGCTCCAGCTTCACCTTCTGCTCGGGGGACCAGAGCACGGCGAGCTGCGCGGAGGCGTAGCGGCCGGCAAGGACATTGGGGATGCGAGGCTTCGCAGACACAGCAGTCACGTGTGCAGATTCTACTGTGGGTTTGCGCAGCTCAGCGCCCCGCCCGTGGTTGTAGCTCGCTACGAGGGCGTCAGGCGCCGGCCGACGGCGGCCGGTAGGGCTCGTAAGGCAGCAGGTCGGGCCGCTTCGCGGGCCTGCCGTCGCCGGAGGACCGCCCGGTCAGCCGCCGTCCGATCCATGGCCCCAGGTGCCGGCGGGCGAACTGCGCGTCGGCGACCCGTCGCGTCGCCCAGCTCGACCTGAGCGCCGGCGGCAGCGGTGTCTGCCAGTCGTCCTCGGCCTCCAGGCCGAGCGTCTGCCAGACCGCCTCCGCGACCCGGCGGTGCCCCTCGGCCGTCAGGTGCAGCCGGTCCGCGTCCCACATCCGCTGATCGCCGAGAGCGGCGGAGCCGTAGAGATCGACAACGAGCGCGCCGTGCCGTGCGGCGAGCGAGTCGACATGGGCGAACAGCTCCTCCATCCGCGGACGGAACCGCTCCATCACCGGGCCCTGACGGCCGGGGCTGCGCATCAGCACCAGCTGCCTGCACGACGGCGCGAGCTTCTCGACCGCCTCCTCGAGGAGATCGCGCACCCGCACCATGTCGCACTTGGGCCGGAGGGTGTCGTTGAGCCCGCCGACGAGGGTGATCACATCGGCGTTCATCGAGGCGGCGACGTCGACCTGCTCGGCGACGATCTGTCCGATCAGCTTGCCGCGCACCGCGAGATTCGCGTAGCGGAAGCCGGGGGTGCGGGCGGCCAGCCGGCCCGCGAGGACGTCCGCCCAGCCGCGGTAGGAGCCGTCGGGGAGCACGTCCGACATGCCCTCCGTGAACGAGTCGCCGACCGCGACATAGCTGGTGTAGTTGGCACTGATCTCCATGGCGCAGCGATCCTACCGTGCGGTAGGGTCCGTCGGTTCCGTACCCGGAGGGGAGCTTTCGTGAGTGACGCGCTGCTCAACGCGCTGGCCGAAGCGCTGGCCGAAGTGGTGACCCTGATCGACACCTGCGACGACGACGTGCTCGACCCGGACACCGCGGTGAAGTGGCTCGAATCCACCGCGTTCCTGCTGGACAGGCTTCCTCCCGCGGACCGCCGAGAGCTCGCGGAACGCGTCCGCGCGGCGGCCGGACGCCACCCGGAAGGCGCCTGGCGCGACGGCCTGCTCCGGGTGCCGGACAGCTTCGGCCTCGACGACGACCAGCACGAGGGGTACTGCGAGTCCATCGCGCACGTCGTGGCCGAGTTCACCGCGGCGGTACGGGACGCCGACCTGGCGACACCCGTGCCCACCTGCCCCGGATGGACCTTGGCCGATCTGGTCGAGCACCACGGCACGACGCACCGCTGGGCGGAGCATGTCGTACGCACCCGGGCCACCGAGCGCGTCCGGGCGCGTGAAGTGCCCCTCGATCTGCCGGACGAGCCGTCGGCGTACCCGCAGTGGATGGCCCGCGGCGCCGAGTCCTCCCTGCGCACCCTGCGCACGGTGGACCCGGACCTGCCGATGTGGTCCTACGGCGTGGACCAGCGGGTCGCCTTCTATCCGCGGCGGCTTCTCTCCGAGGCGGTGATCCACTGTGCCGACGCGCAACTGGCCCTCGGGCAGGAACCCCGCGTCGAGCCGGGCACGGCGGCGGACGGCATCGCGGAGTTCCTCGAGAACCTACCCTGCTACACGTGGATGATCGAGCGGCTGGCGCCGTTGGCCGGCGGCTCGGTCCAGTTGTTCGCCCGGGACACCGGCGCGGCCTGGACGATCACCTTCGGCGCTGGGGGCTTCTCGTGGACCGCGACCGCGGAAGCGGCCGACGTCACGGTGACCGCAGACGTGGCCGACCTCCTGCTCCTCCTCTACGGCCGCCGCCGGCCGGACGAGGACCGGTTCACGGTCCGGGGTGGGCGCGCGGTGCTGGACGCGTGGCTGGGCTCCACGTCGATGTAGTCGCTGCGCGGGCTTGTCGCCTACCCGCCCCTTCCCGAAACCGGGGCAGGCCCCGGACCCCGTATCGCGCTTCGCGCGAGCGGTGGCCCCGAACGCCGGCCGGGCTGGAAATGCCGCTGCGCGGCAACCAGCCCGTGCCCTGGCGGCGGAGCTTTCGCTGCGCGAAATCAGCCTCGCCGACGGCTCCGGCGTCACCGGGCAACTCCGGCCCCGCCGGCGTTCGAGGTGCGGGGGTGCGGTGGGGGTGCCGCCCCCACGCCGCCGGGCCCTAGGAGGAGATGCCCCCGAAACACCGCGCGGAGCACGGTGAACGGGTCCGGGCGGAGCCCCCACGCGGCGGAGCCTCACATCGATACAGCGAAAGGGGCGGGGTGGGGAACGGCCGGCCGCAGGCGCGACCGCTCGGCGTGACCGCCCCGCCCGTCACCCCGGCCTGCCCACCAGCTCCCGCAGGATGTCCTCCATCGTGACCAGGCCCTCCGGCCGGCCGTCCTCGTCGAGGACGGCCGCCAGGTGCGTACGGCTCCGGCGCATCGCCGTGAGGACGTCGTCGAGCGGGGTCGTCGCCCGGACGCGGGCGATCGGCCGCATCGCCGACACGGGGAACGCCACGTTCCTGGGCGCCGCGTCCAGGGCGTCCTTCACATGGAGGTAGCCGAGGATGCGCCGTCCCGTGTCCACGACCGGGAAGCGGGAGAAGCCCGACTCCGCGGAGAGCCGCTCCAGCTGTTCGGGCGTCGTACCGGCCTGGGCGTACACCACGCGCTCGATCGGCATCACCACGTCGCGTACGGGCCGGCGGCCGAGTTCGAGCGCGTCCCGCAGTCGTTCCGCGGAACGGTCGTCGAGCAGGCCGGCCTCGCCGGCGTCCTGCACCAGGTTCGCCAGTTCGTCGTCGGAGAACGTGGCGGTGACCTCGTTCTTCGTCTCGACCCGCAACAGCTTCAGCAAGCCGTTGGCGAAGGCGTTGACCATGAAGATCACCGGCCGCAGGGCACGCGCGAACGTCACCAGCGGCGGGCCGAGCCACAGCGCGCTGCGCACCGGTTCCGCCAGGGCGATGTTCTTCGGCACCATCTCGCCGAGCAGCATGTGGAGGTACGTCGCGAGCGACAGGGCGATGACGAACGAGATCGGATGGACCGCACCGTGCGGCACGCCCACCGCGTCGAAGACCGGCTCCAGCAGGTGCGCGATGGCCGGCTCGGCGACGATGCCGAGGACCAGCGTGCACAGCGTGATGCCCAGTTGGGCGGCGGCCATGAGGTCCGAGACGTGCTGGAGACCCCACAGGACGCTGCGGGCCCGGCGGTTGCCCGCCTGTGCCTCCGGTTCGATCTGACTGCGGCGCACGGAGATCAGCGCGAACTCCGCGCCGACGAAGAAGGCGTTCACGACCAGGGTCAGGAAGCCGATGAAGAGCTGGATCGCGATCATCGTCCCGCCTCCTGGATCTCGTCGGCCGTTTCCGCGGCCGTCGGCGGCGCGTGCATCAGCACGCGCGCCGCCCGCCGTCCGGAGGCGTCGACGACGTCGAGCCGCCAACCGTCCATGTCGATGCGATCTCCTTCGGCCGGGATGCGTCCCAGCTCGGTGGCGACCACTCCGGCGAGCGTCTCGTACGGACCGTCGGGAACCCGGAGGCCGATGGCCGCCAGCTGGTCGGTGCGCGCGGCGCCGTCGGCGGACCACAGGAGCCGTCCGTCGGCGTCCTCGCCCGCAGGCGCCAGGT
Coding sequences within it:
- a CDS encoding SGNH/GDSL hydrolase family protein, which gives rise to MEISANYTSYVAVGDSFTEGMSDVLPDGSYRGWADVLAGRLAARTPGFRYANLAVRGKLIGQIVAEQVDVAASMNADVITLVGGLNDTLRPKCDMVRVRDLLEEAVEKLAPSCRQLVLMRSPGRQGPVMERFRPRMEELFAHVDSLAARHGALVVDLYGSAALGDQRMWDADRLHLTAEGHRRVAEAVWQTLGLEAEDDWQTPLPPALRSSWATRRVADAQFARRHLGPWIGRRLTGRSSGDGRPAKRPDLLPYEPYRPPSAGA
- a CDS encoding maleylpyruvate isomerase family mycothiol-dependent enzyme is translated as MSDALLNALAEALAEVVTLIDTCDDDVLDPDTAVKWLESTAFLLDRLPPADRRELAERVRAAAGRHPEGAWRDGLLRVPDSFGLDDDQHEGYCESIAHVVAEFTAAVRDADLATPVPTCPGWTLADLVEHHGTTHRWAEHVVRTRATERVRAREVPLDLPDEPSAYPQWMARGAESSLRTLRTVDPDLPMWSYGVDQRVAFYPRRLLSEAVIHCADAQLALGQEPRVEPGTAADGIAEFLENLPCYTWMIERLAPLAGGSVQLFARDTGAAWTITFGAGGFSWTATAEAADVTVTADVADLLLLLYGRRRPDEDRFTVRGGRAVLDAWLGSTSM
- a CDS encoding hemolysin family protein, with amino-acid sequence MIAIQLFIGFLTLVVNAFFVGAEFALISVRRSQIEPEAQAGNRRARSVLWGLQHVSDLMAAAQLGITLCTLVLGIVAEPAIAHLLEPVFDAVGVPHGAVHPISFVIALSLATYLHMLLGEMVPKNIALAEPVRSALWLGPPLVTFARALRPVIFMVNAFANGLLKLLRVETKNEVTATFSDDELANLVQDAGEAGLLDDRSAERLRDALELGRRPVRDVVMPIERVVYAQAGTTPEQLERLSAESGFSRFPVVDTGRRILGYLHVKDALDAAPRNVAFPVSAMRPIARVRATTPLDDVLTAMRRSRTHLAAVLDEDGRPEGLVTMEDILRELVGRPG